GATGCACACAAGCCTCTGCTGTGATCTTTTTTTCTTCCAAAGGAATGCTATTGTCAAAAAGCTCTGTTTCCTTGGCAGTGGAAATATGCAAAATATGCAATCTTGTGCCGTGCTTCTTGGCCAATCTCACAGCCATGGACGAAGACTTGTAACAAGCTTCCTCGCTTCTAATCTTCGGATGAGCGGTGATTGGAATATCCTCGCCATACTCTTCGACAAACTTCTCCGTATTGCCTCTCACAGTAGCCTCGTCTTCGCAATGAACAGCGATAAGCATCTTAACCTTGGAGAACAACCCTTCAAGCGTTTTCTCATTGTCCACCAACATGTTGCCGGTAGAAGAACCCATGAATGCTTTTACTCCGCACACTTTGCTAGGGTCGGTTTTCAAGACTTCCTCAAGATTGTCATTTGTAGCTCCCATGTAAAATGAATAGTTCGCCAAAGACACATCGTAAGCTCTTTGATATTTCGCTTCAAGCAACTCTTGAGTCACTGTATTGGGAACTGTATTCGGCATTTCCATGAATGAAGTGATACCGCCAGCCACTGCCGCCTTGCTTTCCGTATATATCTCAGCCTTGTGAGTTAAACCCGGCTCGCGAAAATGCACTTGATCGTCAATGCATCCCGGCAACAAGTACTTTCCATAAGCATTAATCAGCTTGTCCGCCTTCTCGTCAGACAAATCGGATGCTATTTTGGCTATTTTTCCGTTCTTTATTAGCAAATCAGCAGTCGTGATCTTGCCTTCATTGACTATATTTGCGTTGAGTATTAGATAGGAACTCATCATTTATCAAAATTTATTAAGCTTTGCACTGCTAGCAAGGTACAAATTAGAGCTTAATATATTAGCCAAAAAACACAATAAATTGAATTGGCTAGCCATAATGGCGCATTCATACGCTAGAATAGAAAAACGACTATGTCAAAAAATATACAAACTTTCGAGGACTTCAAGCTCAACAAACAAATCCTTAATGCCATCAAGGATCTTGAGTACACTGAGCCAACGGAAATACAAAAACTGGCTATTCCACTAGTCCAAGCTGGCCACGACTTATTTGGAATCGCTCAAACGGGTACAGGCAAGACCGCCGCATTTGTATTGCCTTTACTGATGAAAATCAAATACGCTCAAGGCAACGATCCAAGAGCCTTGATTTTCGCACCCACCAGAGAGCTTGTCATGCAAATCGCGGACAATATCGAAAAGCTGTCCAAATACACTGATATAAGGCAAGTTACGCTGTATGGCGGAGTAGGTCCCAAAACGCAAATTGAAAATATTCAAAAAGGAGCAGATATCATCGTCGCTACTCCCGGACGTTTTATGGATATTTACAAAAGAGGCGATATCAATACCAGGCAACTTAAGACCTTAGTGCTTGACGAAGCTGACAAAATGATGGATATGGGCTTCATGCCACAAATCAGGCAACTGCTAGAGATCATTCCTCGCAAGCGTCAAAACTTGCTTTTCTCTGCCACCATGCCCGAAAAAGTGCTTACGCTTTCCGAAGAATTTTTGGAATTTCCTGAAAAAGTGGAAGTGGCTCCGCAAGCTACCACTGTAGACACTATCGACCAAAGGGTATACAAAGTTCCCAACTTCAAAACTAAAATCAATTTGTTGTTTCATCTCTTGGAAGACGAGGAACGATTCAACAGAGTGATCATCTTCGTAAACACAAGGTCGGTAGCGGAAAACATATTTAAATTTCTCGAACGCAAAGCAAATGGCAAAATCAAGGCCATACATGCCAATAAAGGCCAAAACAGCCGTATCAATGCCATGGAAGCCTTCAAAAACGGAGAAGTTAGAATACTTGTCACTACAGACGTAGCTGCCAGAGGAATTGACGTAAGCAAGGTTAGCCATGTAATCAATTTCAACACTCCGCCCATTTATGAAGACTATGTGCATAGAGTTGGAAGAACTGGAAGAGCGAAAAACGAAGGAGAGGCGATCTCTTTCATAAATCCTTTGGAAGAGTATCATTTCAAAAAAATAGAGGACCTTATTCAAAAGGAAATTCCTGTAAAAGAAATCCCCAATTCAGTAGCCATAGAGAAAACTCCATTCGCTGAGCAACAGGAAATTCTCAGGGCTCTTGATGACATCAAAAAGAAAGAAGATCCGACATTCAAGGGCGCTTTTCATGAAAAAAAGAGAAAACCTAACACAAGTGACAAAAAAGGCGTCAAGTCCAAAAATTCTATAAAAGATAGAAAAACCAGAGGCAAAAACACCGCTTATTCCTCGTCGAAAAACAGAAAAAAAAGACGATAAATTCACAACAAGAAGGATGGCTTGGGCAATAATTCAACGCACACAGGCCATCCATTTGATACTTTTCATCGTATTAGTCGGGACAGGAGCTTTCGAATAAGCTAAAAAAATACGTTTCCCATGGAAAATAGTATCTCGAAAATATTATTTAACGCAAGGTTTATTTTTTTTTAATCCTCTTAATGATTTTGATCATTAAAAAAGACAAGAATTTATTTTTTTAAACTACCTTTACATATAATTTAGGGAGTATTATACGTTAAATGTGGTAGAACTTACTTGGCCGCATTTACATGAAAAAAAGCTTTCATACGATGACTAAAATTAATTTACGCGCAGTAGACCGATTTGACAGACGCCACAACAATTCGGATCAAGAGAGCATAAACGCTATGCTTAAGACGATTGGCGTTGAAAGTGTTGACCAATTGATAGATGAGACGATACCTTCGGCTATTCGTTCTCAGCAAGAACTTGACTTGCCGGAAGCTCTAAGTGAGTTTGACTTCATTAGAGACTTCAAAGCTATCGCTGGTAAAAACAAGGTTTTCAAATCATATATCGGTCTTGGTTATAATGACACCATCACTCCGAATGTTATCTTAAGAAACATTTTTGAGAATCCGGGGTGGTATACAGCTTATACGCCATACCAAGCTGAAATCGCTCAAGGTAGACTTGAAGCTTTGATTAATTTCCAGACTGTGATCACTGATCTTACAGGAATGGAAATCGCCAACGCTTCTTTATTGGATGAAGGAACAGCTGCCGCTGAAGCTATGGGTGTATTCTATAGCTTGAGAAAAGGTAAAAAGAAAAAAACTGCGAACAAGTTTTTCATTGACAGCAATGTATTTCCTCAGACTATCGATGTTATCAAAACGAGAGCTTTGCCTATCGGCGTAGAGCTTATCATTGATGATATCGCTAATGTGGACGTAACTGACGAGACGCTTTTCGGTATCTTGGTTCAGTACCCTAATAACGACGGCGCGGTGAACAGCCCTGAAGCTTTGATCGCTTCCGCTCATGAAAATGACGTAAAAGTGGCTGTAGCGGCTGACTTATTGTCATTGACTCTTTTGAAAGCTCCTGGAGCTATGAATGCTGACGTTGTATGCGGTTCTTCGCAAAGATTCGGTGTTCCTATGGGCTATGGTGGTCCTCACGCTGGTTACTTCGCGACAAGAGAAGACTATAAGAGACAGATTCCTGGACGTATCATCGGTGTGTCTATGGACAGAAGAGGCAAAAAAGGCTACAGAATGGCTCTTCAAACTCGCGAGCAGCATATCAAGAGAGAAAAAGCAACTTCAAACATTTGTACGGCTCAGGTACTTCTAGCGGTAATGGCTGGTATGTACGCTGTTTATCACGGACCTAAAGGATTGACGGATATCGCTTCGAAAATCAATGGTTCCGCTAAAGCTGTGGCTAACGGAATTGAGCAATTAGGCTTCAAACAAGAAAACGAAGTATACTTTGACAGCATCAAAGTAGCTGTTGACTCGGAAGAGCAAAAAGCTGCTATCAAAGCTGCTGCTGAAGCAAAAAGCATCAACTTCAGATATTTCGAGACTAATCACGTAGGTATTTCTATTGGAGAGTCTGTTTCTGTGGAGGATATCGAAGAAATTCTTTCCGTATTCGCTGAGGTTTCCGGCAAATCATTCGATTTGGAAGCTGCAGTCGCGGAACTAGAAGTTTCTTTCCCTGAAGGAGTAGCTAGAGATACTGAATTCCTTACGCATGAAGTGTTCAACAAATACCAAATGGAACATGAAATGCTAAGATATATCAAGAGACTTGAGAACAAAGACCTTTCTTTGGTGCACTCAATGATCTCGCTTGGATCATGTACGATGAAGCTTAACGCGACAGCGGAAATGATTCCTGTAACTTGGCCTGAAATTGGCAAAATCCACCCTTACGCTCCAGTAGAGCAAGCTCAAGGTTATGCTGAAATATTCACTAACCTAGAAGCGTGGCTAAGCGAAATCACTGGATTTGCTGGCACTTCACTTCAGCCTAACTCAGGCGCTCAAGGTGAGTTCGCAGGTCTTATGGCTATCAGAGCTTATCATGAGAACAATGGCGACTTCAATAGAAACGTAGCAATCATTCCTACATCAGCTCACGGCACGAACCCTGCTTCTGCTGCATTGGCTGGAATGAAGATCGTTCTTGTTAGCTGTGATGAAAAAGGAAATATCGATGTTGAAGACTTGAGAAACAAAGCCGAGCTTCACAAAGATAATCTTTCTTGCTTGATGGTTACTTACCCAAGTACGCATGGTGTATACGAGGAAAGCATTAAGGAAATCACTCAAATTATTCACGACAACGGAGGTCAAGTATATATGGACGGTGCCAACATGAATGCTCAGGTTGGTTTGACTAGCCCAGGAAACATTGGCGCTGACGTATGTCACCTTAACTTGCACAAGACATTCTGCATCCCTCACGGTGGTGGCGGACCAGGTGTTGGACCTATCGGAGTAGCAGCTCACTTGGTTCCTTTCTTGCCGGGCAATCCGTTAATCGCTGAAGCTGGTGGAGAAAAAGCTATTTCTTCTATTTCTGCCGCTCCATGGGGATCTGCTTCCATCCTTCCTATCTCTTACGCTTATATCGCAATGATGGGACCTGATGGACTTAAAGAAGCTACTCGCACGGCGATCTTGAATGCCAACTATATCAAAGCAAGATTGGAAAAAGTTCTTCCTATTCTTTACACTAATGAAAATGGAAGATGCGCTCACGAAATGATCGTTGATTTCCGTCAATTCAAATCAGCTGGCATCGAAGTAGAAGACGTAGCTAAGCGTTTGATCGATTACGGATTCCACGCGCCAACTGTATCATTCCCTGTTGCGGGAACATTGATGATCGAGCCTACGGAAAGCGAGTCTTTGGAAGAGCTTGACAGATTCTGCGAAGCTTTGATTTCTATCAGACAAGAGATCCAAGATGTAATCGACGGAAGAGTGGATGCTCAAGACAATGTGCTTAAGAATGCTCCTCACACGGCTGAAGAAGCTCTTGGTGATTGGGATCACGCTTACACTAGAGAAGATGCTGTTTATCCTAACGACGCGGTTAGATCTAATAAATTCTGGCCTTCAGTTTCTAGAGTAGACAACGCATATGGCGATAGAAACTTGATGTGCAGCTGTATTCCTACAGAAGCATACGCTGACGAAGCTGAAATCGAAGCATAAGAAATATAAATAATCAAAAAATATTGAAGCCTGATGATTTTTTTCATCAGGCTTTTTTTATGAGTCGACATATCCTCATTTTTTCCAAATCACATGCTTTTTGCAGCTGTTATTATTTTTTTCTAAAAATGGACTTCAAAAAAAGACTCATTATTGAAATACTCTAACAAGTCATATTTCGTTCGATCCTTCCCAAAAGCGGATACAATCCATCCTGCAACCCTTGAAATGATCTTTATCATATTATTTTACCTCTCTATTGCATTCTTTTACTTTGATTTTATTAAAATGCTATCATGCAACAAAAATCTGCAACAGCAAGTTTCCTGATTAGAGTCTTCGGACTATGCAGATAGCCATATGACAAAACCAAGAAAATGCAATTAGGAATATTAAAAGAATTATCAGACAATAGGGTATCCATAAGCCCCGAGTCAGTAAAGAAACTTTCCAAAAGTTATGAAATAGTTGTAGAAAAAGATGCCGGAATTTCCGCATTTTTCAGCAACGAGGATTATGAAGCTGTTGGAGCTAAGTCGACAAGTCGCGATGAACTTTTGAAAAATTGCGATATTGTATTTTCTATCAACCCTCCTAGCTTGGATGACCTTGGCTTGATGAAAAAGAATGCGATCATTGTCAGCCAGTTTTCTCCATTCAACCAACCTGAAATAGCCGAGCAAATCGCCCAATTGGGCATCAGCGCATTGAGCATGGATATGATTCCAAGAACGACTCTGGCTCAAGCTATGGACGTATTGTCATCAATGGCTTCCATAGCAGGATACAGAGCCGTGCTTAAAGCCAGCGATTATTTCCCAAGATACATACCTATGCTTTCTACCGCCGCAGGAACTATTCCGCCGGCAAAAGCACTCATATTAGGTGCCGGAGTAGCGGGTCTTCAAGCGATCGCCACCGCCAAAAGGCTTGGGGCTGTCGTTGAGGTATTTGACACAAGAGCCGCGGCCAAAGAAGAGGTAATGAGTCTTGGCGCCAAATTTATCGAAGTGGAAGGAGCTACAGATGACAAAGCCGCTGGCGGGTATGCTGTAGAGCAAACAGAGGATTACAAAAAGAAACAAGCTGAGCTTATCGCTGAGAAAGCTTCAAAAGCTGATATCATCATCACAACCGCCTTGTTGAGAGGCAGACCAGCTCCATTGCTTTTGCCAAAATCAACATTGGATAACATGAAGCCCGGAAGCGTTATCGTTGATCTGGCAGCTATCACAGGTGGTAATTGCGAAGTAACGGAAAATAAAAAAGTAGTGACTTACAAAGGGATCAGCGTAATCGGCGACTCCAATTTATCCGAAGAAATTTCCCAGCATGCTTCTATCTTATTCGGGAAAAACATAGAGAACTACATCAAGATCCTATTCACAGAATCTGGTGAACTAGATATGGAAAACGAATTGGTATCAGCAAGTTGCTTAGCGCATCAAAACGAAAATATTTACAAGAAAAACAACTAGACCATTATGTTGGAAATCATCATACAATTCTTCGCGGATAACTTGCCAATGATCATCATGCTTGTTTTGGCATCATTTCTTGGCATGGAAATCATCGGTAAAGTGCCAACTGTCCTGCACACGCCTCTTATGTCAGGTGCCAATGCGATCAGTGGCGTAGTAGCTATTGGTGCCATCATATTGGTAAGAAGCGCTTCTCCAGACGATTACTTTTCTTTGGGACTAGGCTCTGTGGGTATCGCATTAGCAATCATCAATGTCGCCGGCGGATTTGCCGTGACAAACAGAATGCTGGAAATGTTCAAGAAGAAAAAAGACAACAAAAGCTCATAAGCCTGTTATCGTAAAACGCGAAATAAGAAATTAAAATGGAAACAACTATATCTCAACTTTTATACCTAATAAGCTTAGTGCTTTTTATCGTTGGTCTTAAAGGCTTAAGCCACCCAGAAACGGCAAGACGAGGAAACCTCATCGCCGCATCAGGAATGATCTTAGGCATCATCGTAGCTCTATTTCAACCGATGCAAGACGCATCCAACAATTATCTGTGGATATTAGGAGGAGTTATCGTCGGTTCGGCAATAGGGCTAACTGCAGCTAAGAAAGTTCAAATGACGAAAATGCCGGAAATGGTATCTTTATTCAATGGATTAGGTGGTGCATGCGCCATGTTCATCGGCTTTGTGGAATTTTACAATCTTCCTGCTCAGACCGAAATGATGAGCGGGTCCGTATTCACTAATATCTTTGCTTTAGTCATAGGAAGTATTTCTTTCTCTGGGAGTTTGATTGCTTACGGAAAACTAAATGGATCATTAAGAGATTCTCTTAAATTGCCTGCACCTCAAGTAATCAATGTCTTGAATTTAATAGGCATTTTCGTGATTTGCGGTCTAATACTTTCCGGATCTGAACTAGACATGAACTTGGTGATCGCTTTGTTCGCTCTATCATTAACATATGGAGTTGTCTTCGTTACCCCAATTGGAGGTGGAGACATGCCTGTCGTCATTTCATTGTTAAATTCTATCACAGGAATAGGAGCTATGGGAGCCGGCCTTATCTACTCGAATAATGTAATGATAATCGGTGGTATTTTGGTAGGAGCGTCAGGTGTAATCCTTACGGTCATGATGTGCAAAGCCATGAACAGAACGCTTTTCAATGTAATTATTGGCGGCATATCGTCATCTTCAAGTTCTGCCGCTGCTGAAGGAGATCAAGTTATTAAAGAAGTGCAAGTCAGCGACCTTGCCATTCAACTCAAGTACGCCAGCAAAGTCATTGTCGTGCCAGGTTACGGACTAGCTGTAGCTCAAGCTCAACATACTATTCACGAACTTGAAGTCCTGCTTGAAGAAGAAGGCGTTGACTTCAAATTTGCGATACATCCAGTCGCCGGTAGAATGCCCGGACACATGAACGTGCTTCT
The Aureibacter tunicatorum DNA segment above includes these coding regions:
- a CDS encoding NAD(P)(+) transhydrogenase (Re/Si-specific) subunit beta — translated: METTISQLLYLISLVLFIVGLKGLSHPETARRGNLIAASGMILGIIVALFQPMQDASNNYLWILGGVIVGSAIGLTAAKKVQMTKMPEMVSLFNGLGGACAMFIGFVEFYNLPAQTEMMSGSVFTNIFALVIGSISFSGSLIAYGKLNGSLRDSLKLPAPQVINVLNLIGIFVICGLILSGSELDMNLVIALFALSLTYGVVFVTPIGGGDMPVVISLLNSITGIGAMGAGLIYSNNVMIIGGILVGASGVILTVMMCKAMNRTLFNVIIGGISSSSSSAAAEGDQVIKEVQVSDLAIQLKYASKVIVVPGYGLAVAQAQHTIHELEVLLEEEGVDFKFAIHPVAGRMPGHMNVLLAEADVSYDKLLELDQANSEFPTTDVVLVIGANDVVNPAAKTDTSSPIYGMPILDVELAKQVVVMKRGMSKGYAGIENPLFFNDNTKMLFGDAKQSIAKLKEEVQNA
- a CDS encoding DEAD/DEAH box helicase, yielding MSKNIQTFEDFKLNKQILNAIKDLEYTEPTEIQKLAIPLVQAGHDLFGIAQTGTGKTAAFVLPLLMKIKYAQGNDPRALIFAPTRELVMQIADNIEKLSKYTDIRQVTLYGGVGPKTQIENIQKGADIIVATPGRFMDIYKRGDINTRQLKTLVLDEADKMMDMGFMPQIRQLLEIIPRKRQNLLFSATMPEKVLTLSEEFLEFPEKVEVAPQATTVDTIDQRVYKVPNFKTKINLLFHLLEDEERFNRVIIFVNTRSVAENIFKFLERKANGKIKAIHANKGQNSRINAMEAFKNGEVRILVTTDVAARGIDVSKVSHVINFNTPPIYEDYVHRVGRTGRAKNEGEAISFINPLEEYHFKKIEDLIQKEIPVKEIPNSVAIEKTPFAEQQEILRALDDIKKKEDPTFKGAFHEKKRKPNTSDKKGVKSKNSIKDRKTRGKNTAYSSSKNRKKRR
- a CDS encoding NAD(P) transhydrogenase subunit alpha, producing MQLGILKELSDNRVSISPESVKKLSKSYEIVVEKDAGISAFFSNEDYEAVGAKSTSRDELLKNCDIVFSINPPSLDDLGLMKKNAIIVSQFSPFNQPEIAEQIAQLGISALSMDMIPRTTLAQAMDVLSSMASIAGYRAVLKASDYFPRYIPMLSTAAGTIPPAKALILGAGVAGLQAIATAKRLGAVVEVFDTRAAAKEEVMSLGAKFIEVEGATDDKAAGGYAVEQTEDYKKKQAELIAEKASKADIIITTALLRGRPAPLLLPKSTLDNMKPGSVIVDLAAITGGNCEVTENKKVVTYKGISVIGDSNLSEEISQHASILFGKNIENYIKILFTESGELDMENELVSASCLAHQNENIYKKNN
- a CDS encoding NAD(P) transhydrogenase subunit alpha; translated protein: MLEIIIQFFADNLPMIIMLVLASFLGMEIIGKVPTVLHTPLMSGANAISGVVAIGAIILVRSASPDDYFSLGLGSVGIALAIINVAGGFAVTNRMLEMFKKKKDNKSS
- the gcvP gene encoding aminomethyl-transferring glycine dehydrogenase, yielding MKKSFHTMTKINLRAVDRFDRRHNNSDQESINAMLKTIGVESVDQLIDETIPSAIRSQQELDLPEALSEFDFIRDFKAIAGKNKVFKSYIGLGYNDTITPNVILRNIFENPGWYTAYTPYQAEIAQGRLEALINFQTVITDLTGMEIANASLLDEGTAAAEAMGVFYSLRKGKKKKTANKFFIDSNVFPQTIDVIKTRALPIGVELIIDDIANVDVTDETLFGILVQYPNNDGAVNSPEALIASAHENDVKVAVAADLLSLTLLKAPGAMNADVVCGSSQRFGVPMGYGGPHAGYFATREDYKRQIPGRIIGVSMDRRGKKGYRMALQTREQHIKREKATSNICTAQVLLAVMAGMYAVYHGPKGLTDIASKINGSAKAVANGIEQLGFKQENEVYFDSIKVAVDSEEQKAAIKAAAEAKSINFRYFETNHVGISIGESVSVEDIEEILSVFAEVSGKSFDLEAAVAELEVSFPEGVARDTEFLTHEVFNKYQMEHEMLRYIKRLENKDLSLVHSMISLGSCTMKLNATAEMIPVTWPEIGKIHPYAPVEQAQGYAEIFTNLEAWLSEITGFAGTSLQPNSGAQGEFAGLMAIRAYHENNGDFNRNVAIIPTSAHGTNPASAALAGMKIVLVSCDEKGNIDVEDLRNKAELHKDNLSCLMVTYPSTHGVYEESIKEITQIIHDNGGQVYMDGANMNAQVGLTSPGNIGADVCHLNLHKTFCIPHGGGGPGVGPIGVAAHLVPFLPGNPLIAEAGGEKAISSISAAPWGSASILPISYAYIAMMGPDGLKEATRTAILNANYIKARLEKVLPILYTNENGRCAHEMIVDFRQFKSAGIEVEDVAKRLIDYGFHAPTVSFPVAGTLMIEPTESESLEELDRFCEALISIRQEIQDVIDGRVDAQDNVLKNAPHTAEEALGDWDHAYTREDAVYPNDAVRSNKFWPSVSRVDNAYGDRNLMCSCIPTEAYADEAEIEA
- a CDS encoding dihydroorotase yields the protein MSSYLILNANIVNEGKITTADLLIKNGKIAKIASDLSDEKADKLINAYGKYLLPGCIDDQVHFREPGLTHKAEIYTESKAAVAGGITSFMEMPNTVPNTVTQELLEAKYQRAYDVSLANYSFYMGATNDNLEEVLKTDPSKVCGVKAFMGSSTGNMLVDNEKTLEGLFSKVKMLIAVHCEDEATVRGNTEKFVEEYGEDIPITAHPKIRSEEACYKSSSMAVRLAKKHGTRLHILHISTAKETELFDNSIPLEEKKITAEACVHHLWFTDKDYEEKGTLIKWNPAVKTESDREEIFNAVLDDRIDVIATDHAPHTLDEKDNKYLKAPSGGPLVQHSLVSMLEHYHSGKISLEKIVEKMAHSPAKLFQVEGRGFVREGYFADLVLVDLDSPWTVSKENILAKCGWSPFEGQTFKSKVLRTFVSGNQVYNDGEFDETEKGMRLSFNRS